Below is a window of Nitrospiria bacterium DNA.
ATGGCGGCCAATGCCAACCTTGCTTTTCGGCATGTTTCCGTTACCGATAGTTTGGGGGAAGGGATCACGGGTTTTTTATTGGTGGTTTATGGGTTTTTTAACTTAACCCAACCCAATTGGATCAGCATACCTTTTTATGGGCTCATGTTGGTAAATTCTTTGGCCATTTATTATGCTTTTTGCCTGACCATTAATAGTGCAGTTTTTTGGTTGGTGAAGTCTCAAGAACTCAATACGGTTGTTTATTATTTTATGGATACTGCTCGGTATCCCAGAGAAATTTACCATGGGCTTGGAAAAGCCTTTTTTACCTTTATTATTCCAAGTAGCCTGATTGCTACCACCCCGGCTTCCATTCTGGCCGGGCGAATGGATTGGGGCCTGGTTTTTCTTTCAATCCTTGTGGCCACTGTTTTTTTATTGATCGGGAGCACTATCTGGAAATTGAGTTTGCGACGATACAGTTCTGCGAGTAGTTAATCCTTTTTAAGTTTTTCCCATCCTGAAGGTTCAATAAGGGAAAGCAAACCCGCTGGTTGGGGTTTTCCAGCTTGGGAAAATGTTTATCTTTTAGCGATTGTGGACAAGGGCAATGAATAATGCCAGTGATTGAAATCAAAAATCTATCAAAATCCTTTGAAACCTACAAAAAAGAGCCCGGGCTCCTTGGTTCTATTAAAGGCCTTTTTTGGAGAGAGACCTTTCAAAGAAAGGCTGTAAAAGATGTTTCTTTTTCGTTGGAAGAGGGAGAATTGGTGGGATTTTTGGGACCCAACGGTGCAGGAAAGACCACCCTTTTAAAAATCCTTTCAGGGATTTTATACCCTTCATCAGGTGAGGTTCGGGTTTTGGGTTTTACTCCCTGGAACCGTGACCGTGATTATCAGCGGCAATTTTCAATTGTTATGGGACAAAAAAACCAACTTTGGTGGGATCTTCCTGCACGAGAATCCTTTGCCCTGAATCGTGATATTTATCAAGTCGATCCCGTGGTTTTTGAGAAAACACTTGAGGAGCTGGTCCATCTTTTGGATCTTCAAGAATTGTTGGATATTCAGGTTCGGCAACTTTCTCTAGGCCAACGAATGAAATGTGAGTTGGTGGCGGCCTTACTGCACCAACCACGCGTCCTTTTTCTGGATGAGCCCACGATAGGTTTGGATGTCATTTCCCAGGAAAAGATCAGAGATTTTGTGAAAGAATATAATCGTTTAAAAAAAACAACCGTTTTACTGACCAGTCACTATATGCGGGATGTGGAGCGGCTTTGCGATCGTGTTTTGGTGATAAATGATGGAAGCATTGTGTATGATGGCCGTTTAAAAGACTTGGCCGACCGGTATATAGACCATAAGGTCATTAAAATGCAATTTTCCGAACCCATAACCTTTGATGGTTTTTCTCGTTACGGAGAGATGGTGGATTATGATCCACACCAGGTGATCCTAAAAGTAAAAAAAGGGGAGGTAGCTAAAACCACCCATATCCTTTTAGGGAACCATCCCATTGAGGACCTGTCCATTGAAGAAGTTGAGATTGAAGAAGTCATTCGAAAAATTTTTGTTGAAAAAATCTAATCATATTAAAAGTTAATTTTCCGTGCGGTTTAAACCTTAGAACCTTAGGCCTTCTTATTCAAGACGGTAAGGGTTTCCTTTCCAAAGACGCTAAAACAGAAAACCCAAGAACTCCCTTATTACTAATGTTTTCCATCCGGGTTTTTTCCTAAGCCCCTATTTCTGGGGGTTTTTAAACAATTCATTGTAAAATTCATTTCCTTTTTTTTGTTATAATAGCCTTTTTAAATTGTGAAGAAACTAACCCTCCTTTAGCATTCTCTTTTTTTTTACCCCTTTGGAAAAGGATGAGGATTGATTTTTATTTGACTTATTATTTATACTTTAGGGTGAAAATTATAAGGTACAAAAAAGACTGAAAAGGGAAAGAAGACCACCCCATGACATCTAAATTTTCCCCATTTTCAACCCCAGGGTTTGGAGAAGGCTTTGTTTCAGATCCATTTGCGGAAAAAATTCCCAAAGCCATTATTGAAACCACCAGCGGTTTTATAGGTGATGAATTTTTCCGAACCTTGGTGAAAAATCTAGCTTCATTGCTTGAGGTTCGCTGGGGTTTCATTTCTGAGGTTTCGGATATAGAGGGTAAAAAAGTCCGGTTAATTACCATTTGGTCAGGCTCCGAGCATGGACACCCCTTTGAATATGAAACAAAAGGGACTCCTTGTGAGCATGTGGTGGCCCGAAACCTGGCCTTTTTCCCCTCCCGGGGTCCAAGAATTATTTCCTTCAGACCAATGGTTAAGGAAAGCTCAAGTGGAAGGTTATTTGGCCATCCCTCTCAATGACCCCCAGGGAAGGCCTTTGTGGCATTTGGGTTAGGGGGAAAGTTTGACACCAACTTTCATAATTCCAAAGGGGCATAACTCGTTGTAAAAATTCCCCTCAAACCTGAAATAGTGAAAAAGATTTAAAGGTTTCTAAAAAGGATGATTACTTTTTTTTTTCAAAAATAAAGAATAGGTTAGCAGGAAAATATTTTCCCTTTAAGGAAGATAAAATCATGATTTCCAGCAATGACTGTTTTTTTACTGAAAAGGCTGCTCTTTTAGCCATCAATTAAAAAAATTAAACCCTCCATCCTCCCAGGTCTTGGCCAGTCTCGTGAAAAATCCCCGTCGTGACCAAAAATATCGTCCCCAGGAAGTTTTCCTGTTTTTCTATTGTAGCCATGGGTATTGGGAAAAACAACCGAGTTTCATTTTTTTTTCCGATAAGCTTTGGGAAAATGGTTGTGACCAGGAATACTTGAACCAAACAAAAAGCCATTGATGTGAATTGTAATTGGACGGATTTTATTTGTAAAATAGCAAGAAAATGTAGGGTAGATTTTTCTGGACATATCCTGGGTTAAAATTTTGCCTAATTAAGGAAACCCCGTACCCCTGTAGATTTTAAATAGGACTTCCTTCTTGAAAGGAAAAAGGAGAACAAAATGACCCCAAAAGCCCAATTCCCCAAAGAGCAAAGCCAAGCGGGTGCATTTATACGTCAGGAGGATGCCTTTCAAAATTGGGTCACTGAAGATGGGCGTTTTGGGTTTCCAGCGGTAAAAGGACGCTATCATCTTTATGTCTCATTGGCTTGCCCCTGGGCTCATCGAACCATCATTCTGCGCAAACTTAAAAAACTGGAAGGGGTGATTGGGATGACCGTTGTTGATCCCATCCGTGATGAAAAAGGGTGGGCCTTTCGAGATGGAGCCGGTCATTCTAAGGATCCGATCAACGGTTTTCATTTTCTCCGAGAAGCCTATACCGCAACGGATCCAAACTACCAGGGACGTGTGACCGTTCCTGTTCTTTGGGATCAGGAGACTCATCGCATCGTCAGTAATTCTGATGATGATATCATGCGTATGTTCAACAGTGAATTTAACCGGTTTACCGAATCCAAACTCGATTTTTATCCCCAAGGCTTCCGCAAGGAGATTGATAAACTGAATCGTTTTATTTACGAAAATATCAATGACGGGGTATACCGGGCGGGTTTTGCGACCTCCCAAAAAGAATACGAAAAAGCGGTTTTACGCCTTTTCGACGCCCTTGAAAAACTGGAAACTACCTTTGCCCGTCAACGCTATTTATTGGGGGGCCGTTTAACCGAGACCGATTGGCGGTTATTTGTGACCTTAATCCGTTTCGATCCCGTTTACCACGGTCATTTTAAATGCAACCTTCGTCGGATTGCGGATTATCCCAATTTGTTTGCTTACCTCAGAGATTTGTATCAGTTCGATGGCCTATCCGATACGGTGAACTTCGATCATATTAAGAGGCATTATTACTTCACCCATAATGACATTAATCCGACCCGGATTGTCCCTTTAGGCCCAATACAAGCTTTGGACTCGCCACACGGGAGAGAACGGTTGGGTGGGGATGGGGTTGAGGGGAATGAATTGTATTAAGGGTCTTCGTGTAATCGAGTGGGTAAAAACTGTTAAAAAGTGTTTAAGGTCCATACAGGGCAAGGGTCAAGTCAAAGTCATTCTGTGGTTGAAGCCTTTGAAGTATTAGAGGTTCCTGCAAAATCCAGTTCGTCATTCCCGAATGTTTTTATCGGGAATCCAGGATTCAAAAAATCAATATCTTCTGGATTCCCGCTTTCGCGGGAATGACGGGAAGGGCCTGGATTTCCGCTTTCCCCTGCCTGCAAGTGCCCGCCGGACAGGCGGGTAATGATAAAATTTACCCACTCACTTCCACGATGAGCCTGTATTAAAATAAGCGGCAATTGTTCGTTTTATTAAAATTGAAAAGGTTCCGGTTTCACCTGACCCTTGATTCTCATTTCTTTAACTGTTACATTTCCTGAGCAATGTCTCCAAACCCCCCCCAGAGGTTTAAAAACTCTTTTACCGGGTTGGATTTTACCGATCAACGCCTGGTATCCGATGTGGACTACCTGGAAGACCTTTTAGGGCTCGTCATATTAGAGCAAGGGGGGGGAAAACTTAGGGTTCGTGTTGAACAACTCCGAAAATTGTGTTTGGAACTGGAAGCCAAATATTCCTTAAAAAAAGAAAAATCCCTCCTAAAGGTTATACAAAAACTCGATCTTTCTACCGCCATACACATGGTTTCTGCTTTTGAACTTTCTTTTAACTTGCTTAATATTGCGGAAGAGAATTTTGCCATGCAAAAAAGGCGGAAACTGGAGCGAGGCTTAGAATTTGTGGAAGGGTCTTTGGAGGCTTTTTTTGCAGATCTTCAAAAGAAAAAAATTCCCATCCAGAGGGTTTTGAAACAAATTGAAAAATTACATGTAAGACCGGTTATCACGGCCCATCCCACTGAAGCGAAGCGCCAAACTGTACTTGAAAAACACCGGAAAATTTATCTGCTTATTTTTAAAAAAGAAAATCCCCTTTGGACCCCTCGGGAAAAGGAACAGATTGATCAAAACATTTTGAGTGAAATTTCAAAGCTTTGGCAGACCGGAGATATTCATTTGGTGCGGCCTACCGTGGCGGAAGAAGTTCAAAATGGACTTTTCTTTTTTAAAGAAACCTTTTTTTCTGTAATCCCGTTGTTGTATGAAGAAATCCGAAAGCTAATCCAACAAAGGGAACCTGCTTTTACCGGACATCTCCCTGCATTCCTGAGCTTTGGATCATGGATCGGGGGCGACCGGGATGGAAACCCTTCTGTTTCTTCCGAAACCACCCTGTGGTCCCTTCGGGCTCAAAAGGACCTTGTTTTCAATCTTTATCGGGAGGTGGTTCAAAATTTGATTATGAGCCTAAGTCCTTCAAACCTCTTGATCTCCATCTCAGAGGGGTTAAAACAATCCCTACAAGCGGATGCACAAATGGCCCCGAGGCTTGCGGAGAAAATTCATCAACGGAACCCTTACGAACCTTACCGGCAAAAACTGGGATTTGTTTTAAACCGGTTGATGGCCACACAGAACTCACTTGAATTTAGGCTCGGGGGGGATCGGGTGAGAACGGAGGACCCTGAAATTCCCCCCTATGATTCCCCCCGGGGTTTTGTGGCTGATTTGGAATGTGTTCAGAAAAGTCTTCGAGAAAACCGTGGTGGCCGCCCTGCTGATTTGGAAATAGAAGCGTTGGTTATCAATGCCCGGGTTTTTGGGTTCCATTTGGCCCGGCTGGACATTCGTCAAGATGCAAGCTTGCATCGAAAAACCATGGCGGAAATTTTTCAAAATGTTGGAATTGATAATCGGTTTGAAGAAAGGAGTGAAGATGAAAAGATCAAAAGGCTGACCCAGGAGCTTCTTACCCCACGGCCTCTTCTTCCTTATGACCTTACCCTGACCCCTGAAAATCAAGAGGTTCTGGATACCTTTAGGGCTATTGGAAAAATCGTTGAGGTCCTCCCGGAGGGACTGGGGGCCTACGTGATCAGCATGGCGGAGGGGGTGAGCGATGTTCTCAGCGTTCTCCTTCTTGCAAAACAGTTTGGTCTGTGTTTATCCGCTGATCCATCCAAATTGGATGCTGTTCCTCTTTTTGAGACCTTTTCTTCTCTTCAGAGGGCGGATCAGATTATGAACGCACTTTATCAGAATCCTGCCTATCGAAAACACCTTGAAGAGCGGGAAAAAGCCCAAGAAGTAATGTTAGGTTACTCGGATAGCACCAAAGATGCTGGAATTTTATGCGCAAACTGGGAACTTTATAAAACCCAAAAAACCCTTTCAGTATCCGCAAGGCGCCAAGGGGTTCATTTGATTCTTTTTCATGGACGAGGGGGTGCCATAAGCCGGGGGGGAGGGCCTACCCATCGCGCCATTCTTGCCCAACCGAAAGGGACCGTGAGGGGGAGAATCAAAATCACGGAACAAGGGGAGGTTATATCTTCAAAATATGCCAACCAGGGAACTGCGCTTCACCATCTGGAGCTTTTGGTGACCGGTGTTTTACAGGCCAGTGTTTCCACCGAAGAGCCAAACCGGTCCTCCAAAAAACAAAATAATAAAGAAGATCGCTGGGAAAAGGTGATGGAGGAGCTTTCCACAATTTCCTACCGTTTTTATAAAGAGGGTTGTGATGAGAGAATGTACCGGTATTTTAAGGAAGCAACACCCGTTACGGAAATTGCTCGGATGAAAATCGGTTCGCGTCCCGCTTTCAGGAGGGGGGAAGAACGGTTTGAAGATCTCAGAGCCATTCCTTGGAACTTTGGGTGGACCCAAAGCCGGCATTTATTAGGGGGATGGTTTCCTCTCGGCTCCGCATTTGAGGCCTATCTCCATCCTTCTCCGAGGAAACGTCTGGCTTTGTTATCTGAGATGTATCGCGAATGGCCTTTTTTCTATAATCTGATTGATAATGTTTCAATGACCTTAGCTAAATCCAACATGCACATTGCGGAAGCCTATGCTCAATTGGTCAATGATACCCGCTTACGAAAGGAAATTTTCGGAGAAATTCGCGATGAGTACAATCGAACCGTCCAAATTTTGAAGAGGATCACGGGCACACGAGAGGTTTTGGATAATGATCCGGTTTTAAAACGGTCGATTCAATTAAGAAACCCTTTTATTGATCCCATCAATTACCTTCAAGTGAATTTGTTAAAGAAGCTTCGATCGGGTTCCAGGTCCGATCAGAAAAAACTGATTCATGCCATTCTCATGACAATTAA
It encodes the following:
- a CDS encoding ABC-2 family transporter protein — protein: MAKTIWWYFLLYGSFLRHNLKNEMVYRVNFIISIGMDIFFMVVNVMFFAILFSNVEKIGGWNFHQTLILVGSVGVVRQIAYMTFRQGFLELGDYVRTGEFDGLLVKPMAANANLAFRHVSVTDSLGEGITGFLLVVYGFFNLTQPNWISIPFYGLMLVNSLAIYYAFCLTINSAVFWLVKSQELNTVVYYFMDTARYPREIYHGLGKAFFTFIIPSSLIATTPASILAGRMDWGLVFLSILVATVFLLIGSTIWKLSLRRYSSASS
- a CDS encoding ABC transporter ATP-binding protein → MPVIEIKNLSKSFETYKKEPGLLGSIKGLFWRETFQRKAVKDVSFSLEEGELVGFLGPNGAGKTTLLKILSGILYPSSGEVRVLGFTPWNRDRDYQRQFSIVMGQKNQLWWDLPARESFALNRDIYQVDPVVFEKTLEELVHLLDLQELLDIQVRQLSLGQRMKCELVAALLHQPRVLFLDEPTIGLDVISQEKIRDFVKEYNRLKKTTVLLTSHYMRDVERLCDRVLVINDGSIVYDGRLKDLADRYIDHKVIKMQFSEPITFDGFSRYGEMVDYDPHQVILKVKKGEVAKTTHILLGNHPIEDLSIEEVEIEEVIRKIFVEKI
- a CDS encoding glutathione S-transferase family protein, whose amino-acid sequence is MTPKAQFPKEQSQAGAFIRQEDAFQNWVTEDGRFGFPAVKGRYHLYVSLACPWAHRTIILRKLKKLEGVIGMTVVDPIRDEKGWAFRDGAGHSKDPINGFHFLREAYTATDPNYQGRVTVPVLWDQETHRIVSNSDDDIMRMFNSEFNRFTESKLDFYPQGFRKEIDKLNRFIYENINDGVYRAGFATSQKEYEKAVLRLFDALEKLETTFARQRYLLGGRLTETDWRLFVTLIRFDPVYHGHFKCNLRRIADYPNLFAYLRDLYQFDGLSDTVNFDHIKRHYYFTHNDINPTRIVPLGPIQALDSPHGRERLGGDGVEGNELY
- the ppc gene encoding phosphoenolpyruvate carboxylase, translating into MSPNPPQRFKNSFTGLDFTDQRLVSDVDYLEDLLGLVILEQGGGKLRVRVEQLRKLCLELEAKYSLKKEKSLLKVIQKLDLSTAIHMVSAFELSFNLLNIAEENFAMQKRRKLERGLEFVEGSLEAFFADLQKKKIPIQRVLKQIEKLHVRPVITAHPTEAKRQTVLEKHRKIYLLIFKKENPLWTPREKEQIDQNILSEISKLWQTGDIHLVRPTVAEEVQNGLFFFKETFFSVIPLLYEEIRKLIQQREPAFTGHLPAFLSFGSWIGGDRDGNPSVSSETTLWSLRAQKDLVFNLYREVVQNLIMSLSPSNLLISISEGLKQSLQADAQMAPRLAEKIHQRNPYEPYRQKLGFVLNRLMATQNSLEFRLGGDRVRTEDPEIPPYDSPRGFVADLECVQKSLRENRGGRPADLEIEALVINARVFGFHLARLDIRQDASLHRKTMAEIFQNVGIDNRFEERSEDEKIKRLTQELLTPRPLLPYDLTLTPENQEVLDTFRAIGKIVEVLPEGLGAYVISMAEGVSDVLSVLLLAKQFGLCLSADPSKLDAVPLFETFSSLQRADQIMNALYQNPAYRKHLEEREKAQEVMLGYSDSTKDAGILCANWELYKTQKTLSVSARRQGVHLILFHGRGGAISRGGGPTHRAILAQPKGTVRGRIKITEQGEVISSKYANQGTALHHLELLVTGVLQASVSTEEPNRSSKKQNNKEDRWEKVMEELSTISYRFYKEGCDERMYRYFKEATPVTEIARMKIGSRPAFRRGEERFEDLRAIPWNFGWTQSRHLLGGWFPLGSAFEAYLHPSPRKRLALLSEMYREWPFFYNLIDNVSMTLAKSNMHIAEAYAQLVNDTRLRKEIFGEIRDEYNRTVQILKRITGTREVLDNDPVLKRSIQLRNPFIDPINYLQVNLLKKLRSGSRSDQKKLIHAILMTINCIASGMRNTG